The following DNA comes from Candidatus Omnitrophota bacterium.
ATCTGATTGTAAATCAGAATTCGAAATTGCAAATTAAGCTGCTAGTGTTTGTTTCTCTAGGCGCTCTGCAAGCCAAATCTTGATGATTGATTGCCTGGTCACATTTAATCGTTTAGCTTCTCTGTCCAGAGCTTCAATCATCCATTTTGGAAAGTCGACATTGACTCGTTTTTGGTCACGGGATGATCTTTTGGCCTTTGTTAGATCAAGGCTACTCAGAATGCTTTCTCCATCATCAAATTTTTCATCAAAATTTTTCGCTTTCATACAACTCAACCTCATCTTTTCTTGATCTTCGGACCGAGATTATCCTGATATGGCCTTGCCGATAAGTTATCACTGCTGACCAATGTTTTATGGCAATTTTTCCAATTATCAAAACCCTTGGTTCATCTGATGTTCTTGCTGGGATTTCCAAAAGATCTGGATCATCCCAGAGCTTTTGGGCCTGAACAAAATCAATTCCGTGCTTTTCCAGATTGGAAACGCTTTTGGTTTGGTCGAATTCAAAGGAAATCATATATAATAATTATACCTTTTCTATACCCGTAGTCAAGACCCAACCGGAAGTTTGACAGTTCACTAATCGGTTGAGGTTTTGCCAATTATTATTGCCAGCG
Coding sequences within:
- a CDS encoding CopG family transcriptional regulator; protein product: MKAKNFDEKFDDGESILSSLDLTKAKRSSRDQKRVNVDFPKWMIEALDREAKRLNVTRQSIIKIWLAERLEKQTLAA
- a CDS encoding BrnT family toxin, producing MISFEFDQTKSVSNLEKHGIDFVQAQKLWDDPDLLEIPARTSDEPRVLIIGKIAIKHWSAVITYRQGHIRIISVRRSRKDEVELYESEKF